A stretch of the Aegilops tauschii subsp. strangulata cultivar AL8/78 chromosome 4, Aet v6.0, whole genome shotgun sequence genome encodes the following:
- the LOC109746047 gene encoding uncharacterized protein — protein MDGGSGLNILYAETLQGMGILMSQLSESNMQFHGVIPRKKAKSLWQIALDVVFGDSKNFHKEKLMFEVVDFHSAYHAILGRPAYARFLSRPCYIYLKLKMPGPKGVITITGKRQKAEECLQKGSKIADEKMAVVELEEYKKDADPSDLLQAKKLASESAFQSAGETKPVHIHPEDPTAALTHISTTLDSK, from the coding sequence atggatggtggcagtggtttGAACATCCTGTATGCTGAGACTCTCCAAGGAATGGGCATTCTAATGTCCCAACTCAGTGAAAGCAACATGCAGTTCCATGGAGTCATCCCAAGGAAGAAGGCAAAGTCACTCTGGCAGATTGCTCTAGATGTGGTTtttggtgattccaagaattTTCACAAGGAGAAGTTGATGTTTGAGGTAGTGGATTTCCATAGTgcctatcatgctattctgggcagacCAGCATATGCTCGTTTCTTGTCCCGTCCATGTTACATCTATCTTAAGCTGAAGATGCCCGGACCCAAGGGTGTGATTACGATCACTGGGAAGAGGCAGAAAGCAGAGGAATGCCTTCAGAAGGGGTCCAAGATCGCTGACGAGAAAATGGCAGTGGTGGAACTAGAGGAATACAAGAAGGACGCTGATCCGAGTGACCTGCTCCAAGCCAAGAAGCTCGCTTCTGAATCGGCATTTCAGTCGGCCGGTGAGACGAAGCCTGTTCACATCCACCCGGAAGATCCCACGGCCGCTCTGACCCATATCTCAAcgacactcgacagcaaatag